GACGAAACCATCGCACACGACTACGTCGACTGTCCCTTTCGGAATATCACGTCCTTCGACATTCCCGATAAAGTTAATTGTTGTCAGTTGTTTAAGGAGCGGGTAGGTTGCCAACGCCTGTTCATTTCCTTTTGTTTCTTCTTCACCGATATTTAAAAGTCCGATGCGGGGTTTTTTTATGCCAAGAACATATTCCGCATAAATGGAACCCATAATGGCGCTTTGCACAAGATGTTTCGGCTTACTGTCTACGTTTGCACCAGAGTCGAGAAGCACGGTGGTGCCAGATAAGTTGGGTATCGGTGTAGCGATAGACGGACGTTCAATTCCCTTAATTCGGCCTAGCCCAAACATGGCAGCCGCTACCGCCGCACCAGTACTTCCAGCCGAAATTACTACATCACAGTTTCCTTCCTTTACCAAACGAGTTGCAACAACCACAGAAGCATCTTTTTTCTTACGAACAGCAGCTCCCGGGTGTTCATGCATTTCAATTACTTGCGAAGCATGGTAAACAGTCAGGTTGGAGAGGGCTTGTGCGCCATACCGCTCGAGAAGCGGCTTAATTTTTGTCTCATCACCAACTAGAACAACTTCGCACGCAAACTCTTTAACTGCCTCTATCGCTCCCAGCACAATCTCATTGGGAGCAAAATCCCCACCCATGGCGTCGACGGCAACTCTCATTATTATCTCCCTTCATGTTCCAACGAGACCATAATGAACTTG
Above is a window of Thermosinus carboxydivorans Nor1 DNA encoding:
- the plsX gene encoding phosphate acyltransferase PlsX, whose protein sequence is MRVAVDAMGGDFAPNEIVLGAIEAVKEFACEVVLVGDETKIKPLLERYGAQALSNLTVYHASQVIEMHEHPGAAVRKKKDASVVVATRLVKEGNCDVVISAGSTGAAVAAAMFGLGRIKGIERPSIATPIPNLSGTTVLLDSGANVDSKPKHLVQSAIMGSIYAEYVLGIKKPRIGLLNIGEEETKGNEQALATYPLLKQLTTINFIGNVEGRDIPKGTVDVVVCDGFVGNVVLKLGEGLASAIMQLLKEAIQNSGFIAKMASLMVLPAFRGLKKKLDYAEYGGAPLLGVDGGFIICHGSSKAKAIKNAIRVAKEFTDKRVVDHIRENIAKEGVITNEGE